In the Anomalospiza imberbis isolate Cuckoo-Finch-1a 21T00152 chromosome 3, ASM3175350v1, whole genome shotgun sequence genome, AAAGAGATGGGGCACAGGCCTCTGACTCTGGAGCACTCACAGCTACAAACCACTCACCTACGGACAGCTAAAGAAATGCAGATACAGAGCTGGACAAGAATGGTTTCAGGGGTAGAAAAGAGGACAAATAAGTAATATCTTACATGTATAGAACCAGCATCTATTGAGAACGTGGATGTGAAATGGAGTTGCAATCCAGTGAGGAAGAAGCAGGTGTAAAAGTATGTAACAAATCATAAAACTGACCCCGGGGAGAAACTGGAGTGAGGAAGAAGAAATCACCACCATAAACCTCACATTCCTCCCACAGAACAATTCCAGATGCTGATGATTTCCTGTAACACCACCAGTATTAAgatgagcagggacagggggaacATAACATTAGGAATAGGGATAGAAGATAAGAAGTGTGCAAAAggcttcaaattattttaaattattattattgctattgaaatattttctgatagGAGTATTATCTATTTTTCTGTAATGATTTGACCTGGactaataattttttattagcATGCTAAGATTTCAGTTCTACTAACATTCAGTTCTTGTCTTCATATGTAAGGTATGTTTCCCTTTTGCCCAGAAACAATGTTTTGAGCATAACACTGTAAGAAGGTTTCCGAATAGCTCAGAAACATTCTGTATTTCTCACAGGTTCAAAATAACCAAATACTTTATAAGCTGAAGTCACCAtcaaatgtgaaaaatgcatctGCCCAGGTGAGATCTAAAGAGCTTCTCAGCCTCAGATGAAAAGGTAAATGGTGTTTTGggaaaaatctgcttttgtttGTCAGTTTTTCCCTTCAAACCTGTTCCTGCTGTCTTGGATGCTCTCTCTGTGAGTCAAAACTGATTCTATTCCTCTTCTAGACTGCACTTTGTCAAAGAGAAAAGCCACAACAAACACCTTATGAATTAGGAGTCATTATTTTTAGCCACAGatcaaaatttaaagaaataaatagaaactTCCAAACTCCTAATCTTCTTCTAGTTCTTCAGTGAAGCTTTCCATATCAATGTCTTCCATTTCTAATGGTTCTGTAATGTTTCACAGATGTATTATGCTTACAATAAAATCCAGTAGCAATGTATTGCCATCAAAAAGGTGCCTGTAGCACTAGCCTTTTTAAACccctggagaaagaaaaaagaagaggcCAAGGCCAAGAGCCAGCAGGGCAGACAGACCTGTGCCATTTGGAACCATAAAAAAGTGAACAAACCACCTGAGGGACTCCTAGTTTTGGGCTGGGCTTCCCAGGCAGAATTACAGTTTAACCTGTAATTACAAGGTACGGTGTAATTACAGATGTTTTCACATCTTGGACATCCTGGAGCTGTGGTGTAGAGCTAATTGGCCAGAAGCCTGATGGCCATTCCTGATTCTGGGGTTTTGGCTTCCCTCTTCATTGGAGATATTTGCAGAACATTTTTCTCTTGACTTCTATATGTCTCTGCACCAAGTCAACTCACAGGACTACCTAAAATCAATCTGTATGACTAAGAGCATGgtccaaatgctccttgagCTCTGACAGACTGGGTGCTGTGAGCACTTCCCAGGGGAGCTTTATCTTAACATCTGCAGCAGGTGAGGGCTGCTTAATGGCTATAAAGCTTTAGAAGATGTGCAAGATCTAGACCCAGTTTTGTGAGTGGCTTTAGTTTTCTCTTTGGGTGACTCCAAACAACATTTGGAGATCTGATACTTGGATTCTCCCTAGTTTGAATATACTTACTatatgtttgttttcttgtgaaatgaaaataagGATTTCTTGATTTGCTGTCTTTTCCCTTAAGGGGAAACCCTGTTTTCCTACCAAAATGGTGAGATACCATTTTATTTCAATCTGTTGATTTATAGGATGCGTGGAAACCCTCCTTCCTTAAACAGACCTTGCCATAAAGGACTcttagttattttttttttctgtgaatttaATTTTGGCCAGGTCCTTCTGCTTCATCCAATAGGACTTTCTCCCTCAAACCTGTAAGCCTTGGTCTTCTGTGTTTTACCAGGGTGTTGCACAAGTCTCACTGCCTAATCCCACTTCCCCCCATTGCTGATGGCTCTGACAGGAGTCCCAAAGCAGGACATCTGAGAAATGCTTTGATCAAAGCTCCCCACCTACCAGTGAGGTTTGGCTATTAACTTTTTGTTTATGCCCTTGCTGTGCAGCAGGGGCACTCCAGGTATTTCCTTGCTAAACAAAGGAAGGCATTTAAACCCAGCAAGCTGCTTTATGACTCTGGGCACAGTTACTGCACACACCGTTTGACTCTTTTCTCTGCAGAGATTAATGCTGGCATCTTAAACATTACTAATGCCTTATAGACAATCCATTAACATCAATGTCTCCTAAGTGGCCAGCCATACCATTATTTGTAAAATAGGGATACTTTCCTAGTGCTAGCACTATCAATCCCTTGATTTCCTGAGCATGGAATCATGCCTATTATCAGCACTGGAGTATTTTACACTGCTACATATTTTTTACTATATAATGAGCTGTGTGTATGTGagtgacatgaaaaaaaacccataaaataGCAGAATATTGCTATTCTACTTGCTGCAGTGTATGAGCTGATCTGGTTAGACACGAAATGCAGACAGAAATCCGCCTCACCTCTCAAGCTAATTTTAGTCTCTCCCTCTGTTCTCTGTGGCTGTGTGTGTATAAAATCACTGGCAGTCTGACAGCGTTTCAGTAACCTGTGCCACGCGCAGAGCGGTATGTACTCACCAGCCATCTGCTTGCATGGCACGGGTTAACTGAGCCTGTGGGATTGTGCTTACCTAAACAAAACCACTGCAGTGAGGGGAAAAACAATGAATGGGTGGAGATGATCAGCCCATGCATTCCAGCTAGTGCAGTCCAGGCAGCAATGACAGCCTGAAGGTTGCAGCAGCATCGGGATCAGCATTCCAAGTGCACCAATCTTACAGTCTGGAGTGATTTTACGTGGAGCTGTTCTTTATTTGCTGAGCCATGGCCAGTAACCAGGCCAGCCTGCAGGATGATCAGAGCAGGCACTGCAAGTTCTTATCCTATATGTTCTACCAGGCTGTGAGAGATCACAAGCCTGTGTGGATGCTGGAAGACATGAGAACTATGGAGTATTTTTACTGGGAGGAAAATGCCAGCCTAAGAACCTACTCACCTTCAGAAGCCCTTCTCTATGCAGTGGTGCATAATCACCTGCCTTATGCTCAGTATCTGCTGTCTCATTTTCCAGAGGAGGCTCTCAAGGTGCCTGGGGAACACTTCTGCTATTGCCCATcctctgctcctcacctggCCATGGCGGTCACGTATGACAGGAGAGATATCTTGGGACTGATCATCAAAATTGCACACAAGCTTCCCAGCTTGAATTCCTATATCAATAGGGCTGGCTGCTTTCATCTGGAAGATGGGAAAACACCCCTGCACCTTGCCTGTGAACTGCTGAGGTCAGAGACGGTCCTCATCCTTCTCGGGAACGGAGCATCTCCCAGGATAGAGGACAGTAAAGGGCTTACCCCGCTGGACGTCATCCTGGAGCAGATGTGGGACTCCAAAGTCAATGTCGCATCTAAGAAGCTCTGCCTCGACTACCTCTTGCTCTTCATGCCCAACCCACAGTTTAAGATGCGGAAAGTTCTGCAGGAGCATCCAGACCACTGGACAGCTTTGCTGGGAGAAGACAAATTCAACAGCCTCGTGGGGAACACACCTGCTTCTTTATATCTGCAAGCTATGCAAACTATTCTCCAGACTCTTCCCCCTTCCCACTTCCCTAAAAGCATCCAGGAACTACCTATACCTCAGGCACTAAAGCCTTTACCATCCTATGGCAAAAAGCTACCAGCAAAAAATGTGGTAAATGTCTTTCCTTGACTTTATTCAATGGGTCTTGGATTTTCCAAGGCGACTTAGAGGAGCTGGTTATCCACCACCCTCTGCATTTTAGTGTGATTTTAGTACTTAACCTATTAAGCTCTGCTGGAAAATCCAATATTTTGTGACAagattttaaatgtcttttctaACTGATTGCAGGCACGGCACTTTTAAAGGCAAAAGCCttccttgttttctgttttgttgtgCATGTGAAGGGTTAACTGTAGTTGAGACTGTGTTATGTTTGGTTTCTTAGTTGTCAGCTGGTATCAGTGTATCTGAATTCCCAATATGATAACTGTATCCTGTGTAATGCACCTGGGTTAAAAGGAACTACGTACCCAGTGGGATTTTTAAATGGTGTCACGGCTAGAGCTGGGAGAAATACCATCCCCTACCAACAAGGTTCAAACATCAAGTTTCCTTTCTAAAAATGCTCAAGCATCATTAGTAATAACCACAAAGTGCATGGCTGATGTTGCAGGGATGCAGAGTTACCAGTATTCCTGCAGGATAACTGATCCTACCAAGTTACTTTACAGCAAGTAATGGTGTGGAGGGCATGAATTCAGAGAGGGGCAGTGTGTGTACATTCCTGGGGGATGGGGGATAAAGATCCACGGAATAGCTAATGGAAAGCATCCAGTCTTACCTGGGAGTGAGGGGGTTAAAGGCAATCCCAGCCCTGATGCCTCTACAGACTTGTGCATTGGGGAAGGAACCATTTTCCTTGATGTCCAGTAAACAAATGGCAATTGGAGCAGGGACATTGGGAGCCCTATCTTTCATATGTGACATTATTTCTCCTTGACTTGTGTTTTGGAACACATCTCTACAGGAGATGTAGCTTGCTAACTTGATTTCCCTGTGGGTCTCAGAGCCACAGGCATTTGCTACTTATCCTAAGCTGGGGTATGATGTTCTGCTGTTAAAAGTTGTTACTTGCTGTCAGAGTATTTTTACCACCCAGGTCCAGACAGAAATCCTTAGCCTGGAAGTTACAAAATgttcccactgacagcactgcAGGTAGGGTGAGTTTGCAGAAAGAGGGGCTGCGTCCGGGCAGCCTTCTGGGTAGCTCTGAATCACGCTGCCCTCTCTGCTCAAGGCACcagtcctgctctcctgggtgTTCTCAGCAAAAACAGAGCAGTGGCAAAATCCCAGCTCCCTTTGGGGGACATCCCTTATTTTGGACACCAGTGTTCCCCACTCCTTGTAAGCGCaaccctctgctctgctgaagtAGCACAACTCACTTCTTCCGTCTGCACTGGGCAGCAGTGGAGAACTCACTCTCCTCTTCAGTTGGATTTGGAGCCCAAGGCTGTGGGGCACAAACCACTTTCCACAGGCAGTAGCTAAGAAAGATGTGCAGTCAAATCTCAACTGCTTTGTGCAAAAATGGCTCATGTCTCATCCAGCTTAttccctgcctgtggcaagGAGGCCATGCTGGACCTGTGCCCATCTTTCTGTCAGCACAGGAAGCACTTCCATTTAGTTTCCTTCTGCATGGGCTACCTCCTGTGTGCCAGGACACTGCAAATGTGAGCTATGGCCAGGTGGAGATTTACTGTGAGACTGCAGAACATGCCGCTCACAGCCACCTGGACCATCCTTTCTGGGATACTGGGATGCTCCTCTCAGCCATCTCTTCCTGCATGCTGTGGGAGGACCTCAGTTCCAGTGCCACCTGTGCTAGGCCAGGTGAATGAACAGGCTTGCTTGTGAGGTGGAGAAAATGCCAGCCCAGCCCTAAAAGTGGTAAGCAGGCCACGAAGGGGTTAACCCTTCTCCTGAATTCCTACATCTCTGGTCCTGTAGTGTCCCTCCACCCCTGCCCCCAGGGACTTGAATATCCTTCTCCGTCTGTGTCTATTGCTCCTTTTTCGATGGGGAAGGCTGCGAAGGAACGGGGGAAATGCAGGGTCAGCGCTGGGCGAGGCTTTTGGGGGAAGCATGTACTCGACAGACTGTGCTGCAGACAGAGGCTGTCACAGCTTGGGAAGCAAAGCAGAGCCCAAGGCAGATTTGCACTATAAGCAGTGGCTCAGCTGCTTCTGCCAAGCCCTCAGGCTCCCTAGCACTGGCACATACTCTCCCGGAAAACTCGGAGAGACTGTGCAGAGCACGGCCCCTGTGGCACCCCAGGAGTCCCAAGGAGCAGGATTGGGTttgtccccagcagcactgcGGTATCTCATCCTGATGTTGGTGGGTGAGAGGCGGAGGAGGCTGCTGAAGGATATTATTAGAATAGTAATTAGGTCCTGGAAGCAGAGATCCCCGGAAAGGAGGAAATGGAAATCATCCAGTGCTATTGCACTGGCTCGAAACCATGTGAGTTTCAGTGCTGTGAAGAGTTTCAGAAaagacaggagggaggggagggctgTTCATCTTACAAATCCAAGGAGGCAGGTAGGGACTGCTGGCGTTAATGGAGAGCACTTTCCATTAAGGCAGGAGCTCACTCTCAGAGAGCCAGAGCAGCCCACTGGGAGCAAGTGAGTGTAAAATGGTGCAGGGGTCTCTGTTGGCTCAATGTCGTTGTGGATCAATACAGAGGTCAGGAATCAGGCATTTTATGGGTGCGTTTGTAGCAGACAGCAGGATGCTTGTGTGCATGCATTTGTCCATGTGGGAAGCTCCCCTCAATCCACCTGCCAAGAGAGAGGATAGAAGATGAATTGTCTTGGAATAGTTTCTTCCTGGGACATTCCTGTGACTGGTGCCCCAGCCTAGAAGAAAGCTGCTGGTCCACTGTTGGCCAACATGTAAAAATTCTGGTGTGTCCAGCCCAGAGTATGACAGGCAAGTACCCACACAGGAAAGATCACTCCACAGACccctcatttctccttttcctgaccATTTCAGCAAGAGATTGAGCACCAGCTGGCCCTCAAACACATCAGGCCTCCCATGTGCAGCCCCAGTGGGACAAAGTTTAGGGTCATTAGCGTTGTGGTGACAACTCTTTCCATTGCCTGTAGCAACGTGACTGCAGGATGGGCACTCCATCTGGAATAGGGGAATCTTCTCCCTAGACCCTGTTTGCTTATATTGTGGTGATCTGCCTGTTTGAGATCCTATTCGTCTGCTTGGTCAATATAGTGACATTACATCAGATATGGCCAAATCTACCTCAGCCCTGTCTGTGTTGgctttttctctccatttttcccAGCTAGGTCATTAGCAAAAGTAAACTCgaaatattttgcaatattttcctGCAATCTGATCGTCTTGAAAAATCCCAATGCTTGCATGGTAAATATGTTGGTAACTTTGTTAATCAAAAAGGGTGCTGGGTGCTGTGTGGTGATGTTTACATTCTGCATATCTGCACACTTGAGTAAGTGTTGCTCAGATCTGTATTCTGAACTtgggaaaaagaataaacacaAGAGAGAAAAGGGGAGAGGTTAAAGTCTTTTCTGGTCTTTGGATTTAGGTTGGTTCTGCAGGTTGCATGtcattaatttcaattttgAGGAGTAGCATTTTAAGGATCTGAACTCTCTGTATGTGTGAGCCTTTGGTTTTGGTGAGAAGTGCTTCCGTGACTGCAGTGGGGTgggtgagtgagtgagtgagtgagtgagtgagtgagtgagtgactGAGCGACTGAGTTGAGTGAATGAGTGAAAACACCCAGCTGTGTGTGCACGTCTGTGAGTGCCTGCCCTCTTGTCACACGTGTGAGTGTGTCTGATCTCTTGTCGCACACGTGTCTGCCTGCCCTCTCCTGGTAAATCCGTAACCgaccggcagctcccacccacTGCACTCCTCGGACCAGCAGGGAGCGATGCCCTACGGAAGCAGCCTTTTCACGAGGTCAGTGTGTGTGTCCCAGgccctgtgctgctgacagGTAAGGACATTTCTTCTCGTGGAAAGAGGCAGCAGTTTTGCTCTTGAAATGGGTGTTTTATCCCCGAACACCAAGCACAAGGGCTTCTGCTTGCCAGCAACTACAATCATCCAGCAAGGGGTTTGTGATGCTGGCCACACTTTATTCTagaacacattaaaaaaaaaaaataaaatctcatacatctttgtctttcttttttttttctgggcagCCAGCAAAATTCAGCTACCTATAACTTCCTAACCGTATGCTTCTGTCTATTTCTTCAGCATTATTAGCAGGAAGGACAGGTCAGATTCTGACCTCAATTACACCTCCCTACACCTGAAGTAGTGCTTTTTAAGTTGGTTCCATCACTACTGATGTTTGTTGGtctaaaggaaaacaaactgtGCATTTGTGTTCTTCAAGGCTCCATAACTCTGACTTCAGCATACAAATAAATGTGACACTTAATCCCTGAAATcatgttttacattttttgtaCTCTGAATGTATATAGATATACATTTTCCATCTCTAACATCAATGGCATTTCCCTGTTCCTAGTTCCTTTGGTGTTTCTGGAATCAGCATGGCAGTGCCAGATGCTGTTGTTCACTTATTAAGACTGAATGTTGCCATGCCCAAGTAGAAATGAATGTTCATTGTATGATACAACTTTCTTATAAAGCCATACTTTTGTAATTTTGGTTTCTCTTTTTTAGGGGTGGAAAAATCTTCCCTATAATTGTGTTTGCACATTACTTGCTGCATGATTAAAGATAAAACAATAGTAACATGCTGGAATAGGTTATATATACATAGCCTGATATAATTAGGTACACTagctgtgaaaataatttaatcttgATTGTATTAATATAATAAACTTGCAATATAAAATTGATGTGTCTTTTATTAGCCAACTGGCCAAAACCACCCATGAGTATCTgttgcttttgtttggtttatctTGTTTGGTAATTTAATTCTGACTGCTGAGCCATTGTCTCAAAAATGTGATCTGAGGAAAATAATATTTCCCTTCACAGGCTTACAGTAGCTGACTGTGCTGTCAGAGGATGACCCCAAGTGATGAGGTGAACCCACACTTCACAGATCTGCTGAAAGGTGGTGATAAATCAGGAGGGGCTCAACAGGGGTTGAATGGTAATTGGTTTcagaaatgttgattttttaGGTTTGAGTTCAGCTTATGCAGCTGTTTCCCATGAACATAACAGTGCTAGTAGCCTGCTTTCCTTCTCTGATTTGTGCACCATCAACCAGCTCTTTTCCCTCCTCAGTTTTTTCTGTGTACAGGAAGATGCCCTGGAAAGGCTTCCAGCACCAACCTCTCCTGTAGGCTCAGCTGAAGGTCTTCAGGCAGGTGTGCACCTCTCACCCTCTGTGCTCTCCATGGGGTAAGGATCCACCAGATTCTGTGCCAAAGCCTGAACCATCCAGATCCTCCTCTGCTCTGATAAAAAACAGCTACCCAAAGTGTTTCAGGTGATGGGTAGCTGGTTTGGATGATGAGGATGATGGTGATAATCATGGGGTGTTGACTCCAGTGACAACTGTACCCACAGATCTCCTCAAGGCACACTAGTACATGCAAGCTATAACCAAGGGATGACTCCTTTGGGCCTGCACTCGCATAGTACATTACTGGCTTCATGGAAGAATGCAGAGAGGCAAGTTTCACTGATCTCATTTAAAGAAGATCAAGACTATGTTCTTGCCTTCATAGCAGGAGATTTATCCCTAGCTATTTCATCACAAGAATGTGGTCCCCAAAGATGTAGTTTTCTGGCTTATTGGCTTCCATGTTTCCTGTGTTTGAGAAAGGGAATCTGATTTAGTTTCTCTCGTGCCCTGCAGCTCTACTGGGGCTGACCATTAGGGAGCTCCAGGCTGACGCATCTCTCAGAGCCAGTCTCATGTAGGTATCGGATTTTTTACAACTGTAGTTAGTTGGAGCCCACACACCAGCAGGCAGCAAGACAGGgatttaaataaagaaatttaaagGGTATATTCCCTTGTGTGGGGGGGAAGCACTGTCACAAGCAGATGATGCATTGAGTGAAATCCTGCCCACGCCTCAGTTACTTGGGTACACCTCCCCAAGTGAGTCACCCCAAAAGCAGCTGACAGGTTTGGCATGTCCCACACTGTCCCGTGTCTCcctggccagcacagcagcaatGCCTTGATGGAGCATGCTCTGCCTTCTGCTGCACCACCACTCTGAGCTGGTGACAGGGATGGCCACCAGGCTCCAGCTCCCAAGATGCC is a window encoding:
- the LOC137471594 gene encoding ankyrin repeat domain-containing protein 9-like; amino-acid sequence: MASNQASLQDDQSRHCKFLSYMFYQAVRDHKPVWMLEDMRTMEYFYWEENASLRTYSPSEALLYAVVHNHLPYAQYLLSHFPEEALKVPGEHFCYCPSSAPHLAMAVTYDRRDILGLIIKIAHKLPSLNSYINRAGCFHLEDGKTPLHLACELLRSETVLILLGNGASPRIEDSKGLTPLDVILEQMWDSKVNVASKKLCLDYLLLFMPNPQFKMRKVLQEHPDHWTALLGEDKFNSLVGNTPASLYLQAMQTILQTLPPSHFPKSIQELPIPQALKPLPSYGKKLPAKNVHY